GTCATACAATCCTGGCTGAGAATCCATCACAAAGCCGCCGGGGCTGTGCTCTTCCGGCAACTCGCCTAAATTGGGCGCAACATAGCCGATACGGTGCATGCGTGGCATATAAAGGTGGGTGAAGGCTGCGACTGAGCCGCCACTGCGATCCGCGGCCAACCCGGTGACCGTTGCTCGCTCAAGTAAGAAGCTGAGTAATTCGGTTTTGGCAAAAATCCGCGTCACCAGTTCACAATCTTTCAAGTTATAGCGCGCCAGAGCCGGTTTATCATGGGCAAAGCGCTGATTGATTTCGTCCATCCGCTGATAGGGGCTATCACTGGCTTTACCTTCGCCCAATAAGGTTTGCGACACCGATTCCAGGCTGAACGACGGGAAATTCCAGGTGGCGGATTTCAATGCTTCAATGCCATCAATGATTAACCGACCCGCGGCCGAAGCAAAAAAGTGCCCCTGCTTAAAACCGTGCTCCCGCCACTCCAGCAAGTTACCGCCACGGCCAAAGCGCAGTGGGATTTGATAGCGGTCGGCGTGCTTTTGTAACACGCGCAAGTCAAATTGCACCAGATTCCAGCCGATAATGGCATCGGGATCGTGCAGTTCCAGCCATTGGTTGAGTTTTTCCAATAATAGCGGGCGGCTGGCGACATATTCCAGATTGAAATCCAGCGCCGTTTCATCGGCCTGATTGCCATTGGGCGGCCCCAACATGTATACCTGCCGCTGGCCGCAGCCTTCCAAACCAATACAATAAAGCTCGCCGTGTTCGCTGGTTTCGATATCCAGCGACACCAGCTTTAGTGTCGGGCGATAGTCATCGGCAGGCTTCATTTGGGTATTGAGCAGTGGGCCATTGCCATTATCTTCGCCGCTAAACCAGACCGGCGCGGTAATAAAACGCTCCATGAGAAAGCGCTCAGGCGGACGAATATCACCTTCGTAGACATTCACTCCGCTTTCTTTGAGCAGTTTTTCCAGGCGGATTAATTGACGATGCTGATTGCAATATAGCCCCAGCACCGGACGTTGATGGAAATCGGTCAGTTCAAGCGGGCGCAGTTGCCAGCGGCGCTCATCACGCAGCACGGTTTCAGCCCGTTGCCGCTGTTCGGCCGGGATAAACGCTACCGAGGGTTGAGGCGGCAGCCTGACTTGCTGCGGGCCTTCATCGGTAGCTAACCAGAATTCAACTTCGGTGCCTGCCTGCGTGTCGCGCCAGTGGCGGGTGAGCAGGAAGCCCTGACGGTGTTGCGCCACAATGCTAACCTTTATAGGTAATGTACAGGCTATTTTATTTGTCATTTTGAACTTGGGCAGTGCTCGATATCCTCACGTACTACGTGTACGCTCCGGTTTCTCCGCGCTGTCCGCATCCAAACTGACTGCAACAATAACGCCTGAGAGTTTATGCTATCTTAGTATGGTTATTTATACAGTGTTTGTCTATTTTAATGATGATTTCCATTCGCTCCATGTATACCCAAAGTCATTGGAGTTGCAGGTAGGCAGCAAGTGGTCTCATCCCGATGAGTCTATTCATTTTAAGGTCAACGGCCAGTAAGTGATTTGGGTGAGTAAGCGCAGCTAACAACCCTGCGGCTTCAAGGACGAAGGGGAAATTTGTTGATTGACTCATTTCACGACACGCCGGACAATCCTTGCCCCTGAGCCTTGGGTGTTAACCAACGGACAAATCTATGGAAGCCTATTTATTACATTTACTGACGCAATCTCTGGCTTTCACGCTATTTGTCGTCATGTTAGTCACTTTTTTAGAATCGTTGGCGCTGGTGGGTATGTTACTGCCCGGCACGGTCATGATGACCAGTGTCGGCGCATTGATTGGTAGTGGCGAAGTGGGTTTTTATACCGCCTGGGCTGCCGCGACGGTAGGGTGCTTGATGGGGGATTGGCTCTCATACTTTATTGGTCGCCGCTTCAAAGAGCCGTTGCACCGCTGGTCTTTTCTGAAAAAACATAAATCGCTATTGGCGAAAACTGAGCATGCATTGCATAACCATAGTATGGCTACAGTGCTACTGGGACGTTTTATTGGCCCGACACGGCCTATTGTCCCGATGGTCGCGGGGATGCTAAATCTACCGCCGGTAAAATTTGCCTTACCGAATGTGATTGGTTGCCTGACCTGGCCACCGCTCTATTTCTTCCCCGGCATACTCGCGGGCGTGGCGATTGATATCCCGCCGAATGCCAACAGTTATCTATTTAAGTGGCTCTTGTTTATCGTTGTGATGCTGATTTGGCTGGCGTGCTGGTTGTCATGGCGCTGGTGGCGTTTTGGTAAACGCAGCCCGGATCGCCTGAGCAAATGGCTGCCTTTGGCCCGTTTGCGCTGGGTGACGGTGCTTTCTATTATCGTGGCCATCGCCAGCTTTATCTGGTTGCATATGCAGCCCATTATGCCGATTTATCGTCATTTGTTGTGGAAGGTTCTCACAGGGCAGTAATGCCCAGCACACTGGCTTCGGGGGCGGTGCCGTTAACCAGTGCTTGAGTGGGGCCGTCGTAATAAATGCGGCCATCGACCACCAATAAAGTGCGCTCGGCAATGCGGGCGGCGTCATCCAAATTGTGTGACACCATCAGTAATGTGAGATTGCGGTTAGTACACACCTGACTGACCAATTGCAGCATTTCATTGCGCAGTGCCGGGTCTAATGCGGAAAACGGCTCGTCCAGCAACAGGATAGGTTGGCTACGCACTAAGCAACGTGCCAGCGCCGCCCGCTGGCGTTGACCGCCAGAAAGCTGTGCCGGTAACCGGTCGAGGCACGCTTCTAATCCGACTTGTTGCGCTATTAGGCCGAGCAGCAACCTTTGTTCATGATTGAGCTTTAGCCCCGGATGCAATCCCAATCCAATATTCTGTTCGACAGTTAAATGCGCGAACAGATTATTTTCCTGAAACAACATCGATACCGGTCTTTGAGCGGGTGGGGTGATGGTATGGTCTTGATTATTCAGCAGCATTCGGCCACTGGCTGGCGCTAAAAAGCCCGCAATCAAACTCAGCAGAGTGCTTTTACCGGCGCCACTTGGGCCAAGAATAGCCACCCGCTCACCCGGTTGAATGCGCAAATCAAAGCGCATCGGTAAGTGGTCGTACAGATAGGTGATTTTCTCAAGCTTTAGCATGGCGGCTCGGCAGTTTTTCAATAAGTGTAAACAGCAGGAAACACAGTAATAGCAGCAACAGGGCAGTCACTGCACCATCATTGCTGCGATAAGACCCTATTTGCTGATAAAGATAAAATGGCAAGGTACGGAAGTGCTCGTTACCAA
The sequence above is drawn from the Yersinia enterocolitica subsp. enterocolitica genome and encodes:
- the thiQ gene encoding thiamine ABC transporter ATP-binding protein ThiQ; translation: MLKLEKITYLYDHLPMRFDLRIQPGERVAILGPSGAGKSTLLSLIAGFLAPASGRMLLNNQDHTITPPAQRPVSMLFQENNLFAHLTVEQNIGLGLHPGLKLNHEQRLLLGLIAQQVGLEACLDRLPAQLSGGQRQRAALARCLVRSQPILLLDEPFSALDPALRNEMLQLVSQVCTNRNLTLLMVSHNLDDAARIAERTLLVVDGRIYYDGPTQALVNGTAPEASVLGITAL
- a CDS encoding DNA polymerase II, coding for MAQHRQGFLLTRHWRDTQAGTEVEFWLATDEGPQQVRLPPQPSVAFIPAEQRQRAETVLRDERRWQLRPLELTDFHQRPVLGLYCNQHRQLIRLEKLLKESGVNVYEGDIRPPERFLMERFITAPVWFSGEDNGNGPLLNTQMKPADDYRPTLKLVSLDIETSEHGELYCIGLEGCGQRQVYMLGPPNGNQADETALDFNLEYVASRPLLLEKLNQWLELHDPDAIIGWNLVQFDLRVLQKHADRYQIPLRFGRGGNLLEWREHGFKQGHFFASAAGRLIIDGIEALKSATWNFPSFSLESVSQTLLGEGKASDSPYQRMDEINQRFAHDKPALARYNLKDCELVTRIFAKTELLSFLLERATVTGLAADRSGGSVAAFTHLYMPRMHRIGYVAPNLGELPEEHSPGGFVMDSQPGLYDSVLVLDYKSLYPSIIRTFLIDPVGLVVGMSQPDEQHAVPGFRGAWFSREKHCLPAIVNQIWQGREAAKRQQNKPLSQALKIIMNAFYGVLGSSGCRFFDPRLASSITMRGHEIMRKTRELIEARGYQVIYGDTDSTFVWLKNAHSEEQAASIGQELVQYVNQWWQTHIRETFDLPCALELEFETHYRRFLMPTIRGAEQGSKKRYAGLISTPAGDQMIYKGLETVRTDWTPLAQQFQRELYLKIFQQQPYQDYVRDYVARTLNGELDEQLIYRKRLRRRLDDYQRNVPPHARAARLADEFNRKLGRPLQYQNGGWISYVMTTAGPEPLETRQSPIDYDHYLTRQLQPVADAILPFMHDDFTTLITGQMGLF
- a CDS encoding DedA family protein — translated: MEAYLLHLLTQSLAFTLFVVMLVTFLESLALVGMLLPGTVMMTSVGALIGSGEVGFYTAWAAATVGCLMGDWLSYFIGRRFKEPLHRWSFLKKHKSLLAKTEHALHNHSMATVLLGRFIGPTRPIVPMVAGMLNLPPVKFALPNVIGCLTWPPLYFFPGILAGVAIDIPPNANSYLFKWLLFIVVMLIWLACWLSWRWWRFGKRSPDRLSKWLPLARLRWVTVLSIIVAIASFIWLHMQPIMPIYRHLLWKVLTGQ